The Sebastes umbrosus isolate fSebUmb1 chromosome 4, fSebUmb1.pri, whole genome shotgun sequence genome has a window encoding:
- the spty2d1 gene encoding protein SPT2 homolog, which yields MMDFDNILDIASANQGVSSNGQTKRYSLQAGPPKKDPRSKGVSSSAVQALLKKQNCESKKKELIKKKEKDELLAKRVELKSDRKARAMASRTKDNFRGYNGIPVVELPKKRRTKQEMMDERSMSEDGFRNNSIDAEDDEDNYEYEQSDSESEQEPEPRRPGKATGYSENNNRSSSKPSSKKAAPPPMNFADLLKLAEKKQFEPVEVKAKAVKNDDRLRTAEEIRELEMERKAKRKDKDPKAERERDSKSQPSSSSIRKNTSEKEQKNYRPQKNSLEKQSLPSGSGKKLHATPTSDKGHSSSRPSVSDRERPKMSHNDRDRDRDRSKTSSSSPSGAINSKVHSKAMSSQVSAKQGGLKSSSSHKSSTSSDLIIKKENSSRASGISGTRAPGTAATGQRSQHGSSQQTRPSQGSSLKQGPVVGGPKSGKGEQPRPGNNSAVKSSGNSVMRSSSGGPPKAGGQPQSRPGGTPQARPGGVPQARPGGAPQARPGGLPQGRPGSVPQGRSGGVPQARPGGVPQARPGGVPQARPGGSGLQGHPRGGGSRPPGIGPGRPGSRGPVPGRPTGSVGSGPGRPQCTVVSETISSKNFGGPRPGAPPRPGMPQRPGMPPRPGMPSRPGMPPRPGMPQRPMMNRPPGPVLPPITSAYKRKFEEEEDEYDSEMDDFIDNEGDNQDISRHIKEIFGYDKNKYKDESDYALKFMESSWKDLQKEEARSLRMAVQEDMEEERREEEEFKRQTAKRKRNN from the exons ATGATGGACTTTGATAACATATTGGACATTGCCTCGGCCAACCAGGGTGTTTCTAGTAATGGACAG ACCAAGAGATACAGTTTACAAGCTGGACCACCCAAAAAGGACCCGAGGTCGAAAGGTGTAAGTTCTTCTGCTGTGCAGGCGCTTCTGAAGAAGCAAAACTGTGAGAGCAAAAAGAAAG AATTGataaagaagaaagagaaggatgAACTTCTAGCAAAGAGGGTTGAGTTAAAGTCCGACCGTAAAGCACGAGCCATGGCTTCCAGAACTAAGGACAATTTCAGAGGCTACAATGGCATCCCAGTGGTAGAGCTTCCTAAGAAGAGgcgaacaaaacaagaaatgatGGATGAAAGATCGATGAGTGAGGACGGATTTAGGAATAACTCGATTGACGCAGAGGATGATGAGGATAATTATGAGTATGAACAATCAGATTCAGAGTCGGAGCAGGAGCCAGAACCGCGGAGACCTGGGAAAGCCACGggttatagtgaaaataataatagaagtagCAGCAAGCCCTCCTCTAAAAAAGCTGCTCCACCACCCATGAACTTTGCAGACTTACTCAAATTGGCAgagaaaaagcagtttgagccAGTTGAGGTAAAAGCCAAGGCAGTGAAAAATGACGACAGGCTCCGAACAGCTGAGGAGATAAGGGAACTGGAGATGGAGCGCAAGGCTAAGAGAAAGGACAAAGACccaaaggcagagagagaacgagacaGCAAGTCTCAGCCTAGCTCTAGTTCAATAAGAAAAAACACGTCGGAGAAGGAGCAGAAGAACTACAGACCACAAAAGAACTCCTTAGAGAAGCAGAGTCTTCCCAGTGGGTCAGGGAAGAAGTTGCATGCAACACCGACTAGTGATAAAGGCCACTCTTCTTCTAGGCCCTCTGTTAGTGACAGAGAAAGACCCAAGATGTCTCACAacgacagagacagagacagagacagatccaAGACAAGCTCGTCTAGTCCATCTGGTGCCATAAACAGTAAAGTTCATTCGAAAGCCATGTCTTCTCAGGTTTCAGCCAAACAAGGGGGGCTCAAGTCCTCATCTAGCCACAAATCCAGCACCTCAAGTGACCTTATCatcaaaaaagaaaactcaTCAAGAGCCTCAGGTATTTCTGGGACCAGAGCTCCTGGTACAGCTGCAACAGGCCAAAGATCTCAACATGGGAGCTCCCAGCAGACCAGGCCCAGTCAGGGTAGCTCATTGAAGCAGGGCCCTGTAGTCGGAGGCCCAAAATCTGGAAAGGGAGAACAACCAAGGCCTGGAAATAATTCTGCTGTAAAATCAAGCGGTAATTCAGTGATGAGATCTTCATCGGGCGGCCCTCCTAAGGCAGGGGGCCAACCTCAGTCAAGGCCCGGAGGCACACCCCAGGCACGACCTGGTGGTGTCCCCCAGGCCAGGCCTGGTGGTGCCCCCCAGGCCAGGCCTGGTGGTCTCCCACAGGGCAGGCCTGGTAGTGTACCACAGGGCAGGTCTGGTGGTGTACCACAGGCACGACCTGGTGGTGTCCCACAGGCCAGGCCTGGTGGTGTTCCACAGGCCAGGCCTGGTGGAAGTGGTCTACAGGGTCACCCTAGAGGTGGTGGATCCCGACCTCCAGGGATCGGACCTGGTCGGCCAGGCAGCAGAGGACCAGTACCCGGTCGACCGACTGGCAGCGTTGGATCAGGACCTGGAAGACCCCAGTGCACTGTGGTGTCAGAGACCATTTCATCAAAGAACTTTGGTGGACCCAGACCAGGAGCCCCTCCTCGGCCAGGCATGCCACAGAGACCCGGGATGCCACCCAGACCAGGAATGCCATCCAGACCAGGAATGCCACCCAGACCAGGAATGCCACAGAGACCTATGATGAACAGACCACCAG GTCCAGTGTTACCACCCATCACCTCTGCATACAAGAGGAAATtcgaggaagaggaagacgagTATGACTCAGAGATGGACGATTTTATCGATAACGAGGGTGACAATCAAGACATTTCCCGGCACATTAAGGAAATCTTCGGCTATGATAAAAACAA ATACAAGGACGAGAGTGACTATGCACTTAAATTCATGGAGAGCAGCTGGAAAGATCTGCAGAAAGAGGAGGCCAGAAG CCTGAGAATGGCTGTGCAGGAAgatatggaggaggagagaagagaggaggaggaattcAAAAGGCAAACTGCcaagaggaaaagaaataacTGA
- the uevld gene encoding ubiquitin-conjugating enzyme E2 variant 3, whose translation MDLRSEKVQRILSKYKFHDVAVEELEKIHRIYPEMKPFTGTYTFSDSTQKDLLKLIGNIPVKYGGHTYNFPVQLWLMDSFPFTPPICLLRPTPNMVIREGKHVDAGGRLHLPGLHNWDYPKSSVVVLLKEMTAKFEEDPPLSAKTTGDNKDPNELLTFVSNLQINDGGSRHDQPSNKVSVIGGGDLGMATVMSILSKCKVDKLVFIDVAESSTKGGSTDLEIFSLPGVEVSRDLSASADSRVVVVTANAWSGEQSYVSVVQTNVDLYRGFIPNLAHLSPNAVMLIASQPVDVMTHVAWRQSCLPPTRVIGAGCNLDSERLSHILDINLNTHKPAWVIGELSDSKVAVMSSTGLSSGVQSEIAAESSSTKPLLDRAFEMMKNRGQRSWSVGLSIADITNSILTDKMKTHSVSTLAQGWGGIGAEVFLSLPCIMGSNGSTRLAGVSLGKEEDSKLRESVTSLSNLMGQLKM comes from the exons ATGGACCTCCGTTCAGAGAAAGTACAGCGGATCCTCTCCAAG TACAAATTCCACGATGTTGCTGTTGAGGAGCTGGAGAAGATCCATCGAATCTACCCTGAGATGAAACCATTCACAGGCACATACA CATTTAGTGACAGCACCCAAAAAGATCTCCTGAAATTAATTGGTAACATCCCTGTCAAGTATGGAG GCCACACCTACAACTTCCCCGTTCAGCTGTGGCTGATGGACTCCTTCCCCTTCACTCCTCCCATATGCCTCCTGAGACCGACCCCTAACATGGTCATCAGAGAGGGCAAGCATGTGGATGCAGGCGGACGGTTACACCTGCCGGGGCTGCACAACTGGGATTAT CCTAAGTCATCCGTGGTGGTTCTTCTGAAGGAGATGACAGCCAAGTTTGAGGAGGATCCTCCACTGTCCGCAAAGACCACAGGAGACAATAAAGACCCCAATGAGCTCCTGACTTTTGTTTCTAATCTACAGATCAATGACG GCGGAAGCAGACATGATCAACCGAGTAACAAAGTCTCAGTTATCGGGGGAGGAGATTTAGGAATGGCAACAGTGATGAGCATTTTATCAAAG TGTAAAGTGGACAAACTTGTTTTCATTGACGTCGCTGAAAGCTCCACCAAGGGCGGCAGTACGGATCTAGAGATTTTCAGTCTGCCCGGGGTTGAAGTATCCAGAG ATTTGTCAGCTTCCGCGGACTCCAGGGTCGTCGTGGTGACCGCGAATGCGTGGAGCGGCGAGCAGTCGTACGTGAGCGTGGTTCAGACTAACGTGGACCTGTACAGAGGATTCATCCCGAATCTGGCACATCTCAGCCCCAACGCAGTAATGCTCATCGCTTCACAACCag TTGACGTCATGACCCATGTCGCCTGGAGGCAGAGCTGCCTGCCTCCGACACGTGTGATCGGAGCAGGGTGTAACCTGGACTCAGAGCGACTCAGTCACATCCTGGATATtaacctgaacacacacaaaccagccTGGGTCATAGGAGAACTTTCAGACAGCAAAG TCGCTGTGATGAGCAGCACTGGGCTGAGCTCCGGTGTGCAGTCGGAGATCGCTGCAGAATCCAGTTCCACCAAACCATTGTTAGACAG AGCGTTTGAGATGATGAAGAATCGAGGCCAGCGGTCGTGGTCTGTGGGTCTGTCCATCGCCGACATCACAAACAGTATCCTGACCGATAAGATGAAGACCCACTCTGTCTCCACACTGGCTCAG GGCTGGGGCGGCATAGGTGCAGAGGTGTTCCTCAGCTTGCCGTGCATCATGGGATCAAACGGTTCCACGCGCCTGGCCGGAGTGTCACTGGGAAAGGAAGAAGACTCCAAACTGAGGGAAAGTGTCACCTCCCTTTCTAACCTCATGGGTCAGCTTAAGATGTAA